A single window of Shewanella sp. Choline-02u-19 DNA harbors:
- a CDS encoding response regulator — protein MDKPKILIVDDDPICSSLLLSVLGDDYHVITINSGIHAIDLASNLQPNCIFLDIMMPEKNGYQVLKDLKSNNLTNLIPVIIISGLNEGSDEDLALRLGAQDYIFKPINPDDVYNKLKTHLK, from the coding sequence ATGGATAAACCTAAAATACTCATTGTTGATGATGACCCCATTTGCTCAAGCCTGCTGCTATCAGTATTAGGTGATGACTATCATGTCATTACAATTAATTCAGGCATACACGCAATTGATCTTGCTAGTAATTTACAACCCAACTGTATTTTCCTTGATATCATGATGCCAGAAAAAAATGGCTATCAAGTGCTCAAAGATCTAAAGAGCAATAACTTAACAAATTTAATTCCCGTGATCATAATTAGCGGTTTAAATGAAGGTTCAGATGAAGATTTGGCCCTAAGATTAGGTGCCCAAGACTACATTTTTAAGCCTATTAATCCTGATGATGTATACAACAAATTAAAAACACATCTTAAATGA
- a CDS encoding chemotaxis protein: MQIPPSIISGHNGFQSAQSDLTQATVDVASSSQSVSSTTTVDSSDSQSALISATQAVSHAQASAEVIEASSETIGTLINIEV; encoded by the coding sequence ATGCAAATACCTCCCAGTATTATTTCAGGGCACAATGGTTTTCAAAGCGCACAGTCTGATTTAACCCAAGCAACGGTTGATGTGGCAAGTTCAAGTCAATCGGTGTCTTCAACTACGACAGTCGACAGCAGTGATAGTCAATCGGCGTTAATAAGTGCTACGCAAGCCGTAAGTCACGCTCAAGCATCAGCCGAGGTTATTGAGGCCTCATCTGAGACCATCGGAACTTTGATTAATATTGAAGTGTAG
- a CDS encoding M3 family metallopeptidase, with translation MLTSMVHTAACAAVSPIPLLVEQCLRYRFPTHAIDPTLDSNTNAIKLERQLIGFFNINDRIKYYRQYPLSYSDRELVLQCQLYLADELALFLDSSPFQTLQFSFANNDSQQITALLKRINQLSKSSQSPRYKAQLHTAQAAFKQEVSSQALSLNIQDKTCELSHNTADETENNFNGSLASYLIRQPDELCRKRVWQAYQSRASTKNKTALDTIKDLRSQQARQSGFTDYSQFKLHQQMLSSSEIVEQFLLSQTKNINIAPWNLGRALASAPSSPVTAMDSGKWLTLVAKELEVLAIRFEWINEKSIRVWHKQRLLGDIYLTENKKIAVKPIRQLVVGHQFGQIELSLPIKLTRYQQQRHAVKAVAAAIKKLSKGHQFYLLNTLGETADSNNIDALWIEYWLLDKLLKAPKQGSREAILQLYSEQLSLFRSKVALDLYRADSSSPQFDLNKQFSLSFEKYWDKIEDAPFTFSAIVYEGPLYYQKLWQQNVANYIYQSTKGCQNQAVIFDTLVVNEPSDSIEVILQELLGSPITAVPLIKRIQYAFDTPNKYPSRCTFLRQ, from the coding sequence ATGCTAACAAGTATGGTCCACACGGCAGCCTGTGCTGCCGTGTCGCCTATTCCACTATTGGTTGAGCAATGCCTGCGCTATCGTTTTCCAACTCATGCTATTGACCCCACCTTAGACAGTAATACCAATGCCATTAAACTTGAACGACAGCTTATTGGCTTTTTCAATATTAACGATCGAATTAAGTATTATCGTCAATATCCGCTCTCTTATTCTGATAGAGAACTCGTACTCCAATGCCAGCTATACCTCGCTGATGAACTGGCACTTTTTTTAGATTCCTCACCGTTTCAAACTTTACAATTTAGCTTTGCCAATAACGATAGTCAGCAAATCACGGCCCTGCTAAAACGTATCAATCAGTTATCAAAGAGCAGTCAATCCCCCAGATACAAAGCACAACTGCATACTGCACAAGCTGCGTTTAAGCAGGAAGTGAGCTCGCAAGCATTAAGCTTGAATATTCAAGATAAAACCTGTGAGCTTTCCCATAACACTGCCGATGAAACAGAAAATAATTTCAACGGTTCATTAGCCAGTTATTTGATTAGGCAGCCTGATGAGCTGTGTCGAAAGCGTGTTTGGCAAGCCTATCAATCACGAGCATCAACTAAAAATAAAACCGCATTAGACACCATTAAAGACTTAAGGTCTCAACAAGCGCGACAGTCAGGTTTTACTGATTACAGTCAATTCAAATTACATCAACAAATGTTGTCATCTTCAGAGATAGTTGAGCAATTTTTGCTGTCTCAAACCAAGAACATCAACATAGCACCATGGAACCTTGGTCGGGCGCTTGCGTCTGCCCCTTCTTCTCCGGTCACCGCAATGGATTCGGGCAAATGGCTCACTTTGGTGGCTAAAGAACTTGAAGTGTTAGCCATACGTTTTGAGTGGATAAATGAAAAATCGATTCGTGTATGGCATAAGCAGCGACTACTCGGTGATATTTATTTAACTGAAAATAAGAAGATCGCCGTCAAACCAATTCGACAACTTGTTGTTGGACACCAGTTCGGTCAAATTGAACTGTCATTACCAATAAAACTAACGCGATACCAACAACAAAGGCACGCCGTTAAAGCCGTTGCAGCGGCAATAAAAAAACTGAGTAAAGGTCATCAATTTTATTTGCTCAACACCTTAGGTGAAACGGCAGATAGTAATAATATCGATGCATTGTGGATAGAGTATTGGTTATTAGATAAACTACTTAAAGCCCCTAAACAAGGTTCTCGAGAAGCCATACTGCAACTCTATTCAGAGCAACTTTCGCTGTTTCGCTCTAAAGTCGCACTGGACTTATACCGAGCAGACTCAAGCTCACCGCAGTTCGACCTTAATAAGCAGTTTTCACTAAGCTTCGAAAAATACTGGGATAAAATAGAAGATGCGCCCTTTACCTTTAGTGCTATTGTTTACGAAGGTCCGCTTTATTATCAAAAATTATGGCAACAAAACGTCGCAAATTATATCTATCAATCGACCAAGGGCTGCCAAAATCAAGCCGTTATTTTTGACACTTTGGTGGTGAATGAACCTTCCGACAGTATTGAAGTAATCCTTCAAGAGCTATTGGGATCGCCGATTACCGCTGTTCCACTTATAAAAAGGATTCAATATGCCTTCGATACTCCGAATAAGTACCCTAGCCGCTGCACTTTTTTGCGCCAGTAG
- the cmoA gene encoding carboxy-S-adenosyl-L-methionine synthase CmoA gives MKLSQDDLYAKPYQQVSDFQFDDKVAGVFNDMIRRSVPGYGQIINTIGDLAQKYAVPNSKVYDLGCSLGAATLSIRRRVEGRNCQIIAVDNSESMVERCKENLSAYVSETPVKLICGDIRDIEIENASLVILNFTMQFLAPEHRENLLKKIYDGLLPGGLLVLSEKIYFEQDKIQSTLDDLHLDFKRANGYSELEISQKRSSLEHVMKPDTLQQHEIRIREQGFSQFSVWFQCFNFASMVAIK, from the coding sequence ATGAAACTTTCTCAAGACGACCTATATGCTAAACCGTACCAACAAGTCAGCGATTTTCAATTCGATGATAAAGTGGCAGGTGTGTTTAATGACATGATCCGTAGATCTGTACCAGGATACGGGCAAATCATTAATACTATTGGAGATTTAGCACAAAAATATGCTGTACCAAACAGTAAAGTGTATGATTTAGGCTGCTCTTTGGGCGCGGCAACGTTAAGTATTAGACGTCGAGTAGAGGGCCGTAATTGTCAGATAATCGCCGTCGATAACAGTGAATCCATGGTTGAACGCTGTAAAGAAAACCTTTCTGCTTATGTCAGCGAAACCCCCGTGAAGTTAATTTGCGGCGATATCCGCGATATCGAGATAGAAAATGCCTCTTTAGTCATACTCAATTTCACCATGCAATTTCTTGCGCCTGAGCATAGAGAAAACTTGCTCAAAAAAATCTATGATGGATTGTTACCTGGTGGGCTTTTAGTCTTGTCTGAGAAGATTTACTTCGAGCAAGACAAAATTCAATCCACTTTAGATGATTTACATCTCGATTTCAAAAGAGCAAATGGTTACAGTGAGTTAGAGATCAGCCAAAAAAGAAGTTCACTCGAACATGTCATGAAGCCAGATACGCTTCAACAACATGAAATACGGATAAGAGAACAAGGTTTTAGCCAGTTTAGTGTCTGGTTCCAATGTTTTAACTTTGCATCTATGGTGGCAATTAAGTGA
- a CDS encoding UUP1 family membrane protein has product MHSRKPFYILVALLFIAGITASVYRGIEHSVPFFPGKQVQSWAIDAKVSFQGTGEPSEVSFSLPEDPAYEVLVENATSPGYGLTITNNKYDRRAIWSIRSATGQQDLYYKVTLIPTGQEQLLAKGEPEAPTPYMWPATESAAATQATEEVWAKSATNLSFAQQLNKELNANERSQNIELLLTGNSPNKLFMRMLHNKGIPAQEVSGLFLEDQRRRQQLTTFVEVYNDGEWHLFDPVKGTQGRPENLLLWDRSGTSVLDVIGGVNSQVNFSMLQDTRSALATAIDVMKNDNALDFSLYQLPLEEQSLFKGILLIPIGVLMVVFLRVLIGIKTSGTFMPVLIALAFIQTTLITGLVGFLLIVAFGLMIRSYLSELNLLLISRISAVIIVVIGIIGLFTLISYKFGLSEGLTITFFPMIILAWTIERMSILWEEEGAKEVVIQGGGSLFVATLAYLAMSATWVQHWVFNFLGIHLVILALVLLMGQYTGYRLLELKRFKPLAGE; this is encoded by the coding sequence ATGCATTCTAGAAAGCCTTTTTATATTTTAGTTGCCTTGCTCTTTATTGCAGGCATCACCGCGAGTGTTTATCGCGGCATTGAGCACAGCGTACCTTTTTTCCCCGGCAAACAAGTTCAAAGTTGGGCCATTGATGCAAAAGTCAGCTTCCAAGGAACCGGCGAGCCTTCTGAGGTCTCTTTCTCTTTACCTGAAGATCCTGCTTATGAAGTCTTAGTCGAAAATGCAACATCACCCGGCTATGGTTTAACCATCACTAATAACAAGTATGATCGCCGCGCAATATGGTCTATTCGCAGCGCGACGGGCCAACAAGATCTCTATTATAAAGTGACCTTGATCCCAACAGGTCAAGAGCAACTGCTTGCAAAGGGTGAACCAGAAGCACCAACGCCTTATATGTGGCCAGCAACTGAAAGTGCCGCAGCAACACAGGCAACGGAAGAGGTTTGGGCTAAAAGTGCCACTAACCTTTCGTTTGCTCAGCAGCTCAACAAAGAGCTGAATGCTAATGAGCGCAGCCAAAATATTGAACTACTACTGACCGGAAACTCACCGAATAAATTATTCATGAGAATGCTGCACAACAAGGGAATTCCAGCTCAGGAAGTGAGCGGATTATTCCTTGAAGACCAGCGCCGCAGACAACAATTGACCACTTTCGTTGAAGTGTATAATGACGGTGAATGGCACTTATTCGACCCAGTCAAAGGAACTCAAGGCCGTCCAGAGAATCTATTGCTCTGGGATCGTTCAGGAACATCTGTACTCGATGTCATTGGCGGCGTTAACTCGCAAGTTAATTTCTCAATGTTACAAGATACTCGTTCCGCCCTTGCGACTGCCATTGATGTAATGAAGAATGACAATGCACTTGATTTCTCTTTGTATCAATTACCGCTTGAGGAGCAAAGCCTTTTTAAAGGTATATTGCTTATCCCAATCGGTGTGTTAATGGTGGTGTTTTTACGCGTACTGATCGGCATTAAAACCTCAGGTACGTTTATGCCGGTGCTAATTGCCCTCGCCTTTATCCAAACAACACTCATTACAGGACTGGTGGGCTTTTTGCTAATTGTGGCATTTGGCTTGATGATCCGCTCATACCTCTCTGAATTGAACCTGTTGCTCATATCGCGGATCTCCGCCGTGATTATTGTGGTTATCGGTATTATCGGACTCTTTACCTTAATATCTTATAAGTTCGGTTTAAGCGAAGGTCTCACAATTACATTCTTCCCGATGATTATCTTGGCATGGACAATTGAAAGAATGTCTATTCTCTGGGAAGAGGAAGGCGCTAAAGAAGTGGTTATACAAGGTGGTGGTAGCCTATTTGTAGCAACATTGGCTTACTTAGCCATGAGCGCGACTTGGGTTCAACATTGGGTATTTAACTTCCTTGGAATTCACCTCGTGATCTTGGCCCTCGTGTTATTGATGGGACAATATACGGGTTATCGCTTGCTTGAGCTAAAACGCTTTAAGCCTTTGGCTGGAGAATAA
- a CDS encoding DUF3541 domain-containing protein: MPSILRISTLAAALFCASSFASAPLVTEAAKSEVYQGIKANLETHLFELPPRVQGHYGIRQYRMTGDSRYANAALVDLYAVTEAQAFYACNLDKKDFISNEATKAISVLGKGPRAKARKKALKPFPEFIFYTDVLLRYSSRIDEFGLTGPCHEQLITTLKKADLKTGLTDKAMIETWAAQLINYVYWAKQIGVGDYLADYKSAFIGVYPDSQDQQLDKKQYRNKLYGMTHFIFAASEYYQHDVDAKEFAWILDHFEKNIDRILEDATDDIIAEVGISFLLAGQPHNPVVAKTQQHIIKAFNQQEQMITSPRGNPDLAMGEHRNVLAMMLLDWPEKLHKGPYLSELKATKKYLPKQVQSKQQTNSER, encoded by the coding sequence ATGCCTTCGATACTCCGAATAAGTACCCTAGCCGCTGCACTTTTTTGCGCCAGTAGTTTCGCATCAGCCCCTTTGGTCACTGAAGCGGCTAAAAGTGAAGTCTATCAAGGAATTAAAGCTAATCTTGAAACGCATCTATTTGAGCTACCTCCGCGAGTTCAAGGCCACTATGGCATTAGACAATATAGAATGACCGGTGACAGTCGATATGCCAATGCAGCATTGGTTGACCTATATGCGGTAACAGAAGCCCAAGCCTTCTACGCTTGTAATCTTGATAAAAAAGACTTCATCAGCAACGAAGCAACCAAAGCCATCTCAGTTTTGGGTAAAGGGCCGAGAGCTAAGGCGCGTAAAAAAGCCTTAAAGCCTTTTCCAGAATTTATCTTCTACACCGACGTATTGTTACGCTACTCAAGCCGCATTGATGAATTTGGTCTCACTGGCCCATGCCATGAACAATTGATCACTACCTTGAAAAAAGCCGATCTAAAAACCGGACTCACTGACAAAGCCATGATAGAAACATGGGCTGCTCAACTCATTAACTATGTCTATTGGGCAAAGCAGATTGGTGTTGGGGATTATTTAGCGGACTATAAAAGTGCATTCATTGGTGTCTACCCTGATAGCCAAGATCAACAGCTCGATAAAAAGCAGTATCGGAATAAGCTCTACGGTATGACCCATTTCATTTTCGCCGCTAGCGAATATTATCAGCATGATGTTGATGCAAAAGAGTTTGCTTGGATTTTAGATCATTTTGAGAAAAATATTGACCGGATCCTTGAAGACGCTACTGATGATATTATTGCAGAGGTTGGCATCAGCTTCCTACTTGCAGGACAACCCCATAACCCCGTTGTCGCCAAAACTCAACAGCATATAATCAAGGCTTTCAATCAACAAGAGCAGATGATCACTTCGCCTCGTGGCAATCCAGATCTGGCGATGGGTGAGCATCGTAATGTGTTAGCAATGATGCTGCTTGATTGGCCAGAAAAACTGCATAAAGGCCCCTATTTGTCTGAACTAAAAGCAACCAAAAAATACTTGCCAAAGCAGGTTCAGTCTAAACAACAAACAAATAGTGAACGCTAA
- a CDS encoding alpha-L-glutamate ligase-like protein, with protein MFLANPSALKRGGVLGMNKRNIDYIGRYNPRKYYKRVDDKLTTKQLALANNIAVPDLIGTVSEQHGINDIPAMVNDTVGFVIKPSKGSGGKGILVVTKVENGRYYKPNGQEVTPSEVYRHVSNVLSGLFSLGGNPDVAIVEGLIQFDPVFDGYSYEGVPDIRLIVFKGFPIMGMIRLSTAASDGKANLHQGAVGVGVDIATGKGLHAVQFDKPIDLHPDTQKKLTDIQVPHWDMLLHTASKAYEMSELGYLGTDMVLDKYKGPLLLELNARPGLAIQIANGCGILANLRHVEQMPNHNMSVEERVAYAKIHFSANR; from the coding sequence ATGTTTCTCGCTAACCCCTCTGCTTTAAAGCGTGGCGGTGTTTTGGGTATGAACAAGCGTAATATCGACTATATTGGTCGTTATAACCCGCGTAAGTACTACAAACGAGTCGATGACAAGCTAACCACAAAGCAACTCGCCCTTGCTAATAATATTGCCGTACCTGATCTTATTGGTACTGTCTCCGAGCAACACGGAATTAACGATATTCCGGCAATGGTTAATGACACAGTTGGTTTTGTCATTAAGCCATCAAAAGGCTCTGGCGGCAAAGGGATCCTCGTGGTCACTAAAGTCGAGAATGGTCGCTATTACAAGCCAAACGGTCAGGAGGTTACGCCTTCTGAAGTTTATCGCCATGTATCAAATGTGCTCAGTGGACTGTTCTCATTAGGCGGTAATCCCGATGTCGCGATTGTTGAAGGCTTAATCCAGTTTGATCCGGTGTTCGATGGCTACTCCTATGAAGGCGTGCCAGATATCCGTTTAATCGTGTTTAAAGGCTTCCCGATTATGGGGATGATACGCCTATCAACGGCAGCATCAGACGGTAAAGCGAATCTACACCAAGGTGCAGTGGGTGTTGGAGTTGATATTGCAACAGGCAAAGGGCTGCATGCCGTCCAGTTTGATAAACCTATTGACTTGCATCCAGATACCCAAAAGAAGCTAACTGACATTCAGGTGCCGCACTGGGATATGCTGCTGCATACCGCCTCTAAAGCCTATGAAATGTCTGAGCTCGGCTATTTGGGTACCGATATGGTGCTCGATAAGTATAAAGGTCCTTTATTACTAGAGCTAAATGCGCGTCCGGGCCTTGCGATTCAAATTGCAAATGGCTGTGGGATCTTGGCAAACTTGCGTCATGTTGAGCAGATGCCAAACCACAACATGTCGGTTGAAGAACGTGTGGCTTACGCCAAGATACACTTTAGTGCTAACCGCTAG
- a CDS encoding LysR family transcriptional regulator — MDRAKSTLEQWRIIQAVVDYGGYAQAAEKLNKSQSSLNHAVAKLQFQLGVQLLEVKGRKAYLTECGEVLLRRSRHITQSVNELELLANNLETGWEPTLTIAREIIYPMDDLVDVLSQFYPLSRGTRITVIDTVLTGTSELIIDEAVDIAICGGPPPKGHLAEPLIDINFNLVCHPEHPLAQYDVIEEDETLAQHLQIVIKDTALSPNTDLGWLKAEQRWTVTNFHEAIVILKKRMGFCWLPEDVVQSLIENGELKKLHLKGSSKRKATLSLVIPNRDKQGPASELIESLIKKHHLIDTI, encoded by the coding sequence ATGGATAGAGCAAAATCTACATTAGAGCAGTGGCGTATTATACAAGCGGTTGTCGATTACGGTGGCTACGCCCAAGCTGCGGAAAAACTGAACAAGAGTCAGTCTTCACTCAATCACGCCGTTGCTAAGCTGCAATTTCAACTCGGCGTTCAACTGCTTGAAGTTAAAGGCCGTAAAGCCTACCTCACCGAGTGTGGCGAAGTACTGCTACGCCGGTCGCGCCATATTACACAATCGGTGAATGAGTTGGAGCTGCTGGCCAATAATTTAGAAACCGGTTGGGAACCGACACTGACGATAGCACGTGAAATTATCTATCCTATGGATGATCTTGTTGATGTACTCAGTCAATTCTATCCTCTTAGTCGCGGCACACGCATTACAGTCATCGATACGGTATTAACCGGTACGTCCGAACTTATTATCGATGAGGCTGTGGATATTGCCATCTGTGGTGGCCCTCCCCCTAAAGGACATTTGGCTGAGCCTTTAATTGATATTAACTTTAATCTCGTGTGTCATCCTGAGCACCCACTGGCTCAGTACGATGTGATTGAAGAAGATGAAACGCTTGCTCAGCACCTGCAAATTGTCATCAAAGACACCGCGCTAAGCCCCAATACTGACTTGGGTTGGCTCAAAGCTGAGCAGCGTTGGACGGTAACAAACTTTCACGAAGCCATTGTTATTTTAAAAAAAAGGATGGGGTTTTGCTGGCTGCCAGAGGATGTGGTGCAGTCTCTTATTGAAAATGGAGAGCTGAAAAAGCTCCACTTGAAAGGTTCATCTAAACGCAAAGCAACGCTAAGTTTGGTTATCCCTAATAGAGATAAACAAGGGCCCGCGAGCGAGTTAATCGAGTCATTGATAAAAAAACATCATTTAATCGATACTATTTGA
- the cmoB gene encoding tRNA 5-methoxyuridine(34)/uridine 5-oxyacetic acid(34) synthase CmoB, whose protein sequence is MISFSSFYKQISDSSLQHWLETLPAILGEWQREHKHGSLPKWEKVLNKLHYPTPDSIDFKTSVTIGSGSQLSTGEQEKLENLLAIFKPWRKGPYSIHGIEIDTEWRSDWKWERLAPHISPLANRTVLDVGCGSGYHMWRMLGDGAKHVVGIDPSPLFMCQFEAVKRIAGNDQPIHFLPLGIEELPPLDAFDTVFSMGVLYHRRSPIDHLIQLRDQLRTGGELILETLVIDGDENTVLVPEDRYGKMNNVWFLPSVAALMLWLKKSDFINIRCVDIDVTSLAEQRSTSWMPNESLVDYLDPNDVSLTVEGYPAPKRATIIATKNQPNKDLI, encoded by the coding sequence GTGATAAGTTTTAGCTCGTTTTACAAACAAATTTCGGACTCTAGTCTACAACACTGGCTAGAGACCCTCCCAGCCATTTTAGGTGAATGGCAGCGAGAACATAAACATGGTTCGCTGCCTAAATGGGAAAAAGTGCTCAACAAATTGCATTACCCTACACCCGATAGCATTGATTTTAAAACCAGTGTAACGATAGGTTCTGGTAGCCAGTTATCGACAGGCGAACAAGAGAAACTTGAAAACCTGTTAGCGATATTTAAACCTTGGCGTAAAGGCCCATATTCTATTCATGGGATAGAAATCGATACAGAATGGCGCTCAGATTGGAAATGGGAGCGTTTAGCACCGCATATTTCACCTTTAGCCAACAGAACGGTACTGGATGTAGGTTGTGGCAGTGGTTATCACATGTGGCGTATGCTGGGTGATGGTGCTAAACATGTGGTAGGAATTGACCCATCACCCCTGTTTATGTGTCAGTTTGAAGCCGTTAAAAGAATTGCAGGTAACGACCAACCGATTCACTTCTTGCCGTTAGGCATTGAAGAACTGCCCCCCCTTGATGCATTCGACACCGTCTTTTCGATGGGAGTACTTTATCATCGCCGCTCGCCAATCGATCACCTGATCCAACTCAGAGATCAATTACGTACGGGTGGAGAACTCATTCTAGAGACCTTAGTCATTGATGGCGACGAGAACACTGTTCTAGTCCCAGAAGACCGCTATGGAAAAATGAATAACGTGTGGTTCTTACCTTCAGTTGCAGCGCTCATGCTTTGGCTTAAAAAGAGCGATTTCATCAATATACGTTGTGTTGACATTGATGTGACCTCCTTAGCAGAACAAAGAAGTACGAGCTGGATGCCGAATGAGTCATTAGTCGATTATTTAGACCCTAATGATGTTAGCCTTACCGTTGAAGGTTATCCTGCGCCAAAAAGAGCAACCATCATTGCCACCAAAAACCAACCAAATAAAGATTTAATCTAG
- a CDS encoding ATP-dependent zinc protease family protein produces MLKQIICIAAIATAISGCASTKDVNAPMPVDATVLEASLNQQEVNIVNAIDSCKEMQTASMTTLSAQLAQLDEKITTLNKKDKTAVIPVIAPKQCPPSPLQGKFILGAVENVYVDEIKASFNTRIDTGAESSSLDAHNIILFERDGNQWVRFDVLTNGAKQPAQTFESKVERFVRIKESDDKTDRRPVIHAHLEIGQYKAETDLNLSDRSHLEFPLLLGRKFMQDIAVVDVGQTYIHGKKKGDSASSASK; encoded by the coding sequence ATGTTAAAGCAGATAATTTGTATCGCCGCCATCGCAACCGCAATAAGCGGTTGTGCATCAACTAAAGACGTCAACGCACCTATGCCCGTTGATGCAACTGTGCTCGAAGCCAGTTTGAATCAACAAGAAGTTAATATTGTGAACGCAATTGATTCGTGCAAAGAGATGCAAACAGCAAGCATGACAACCTTGTCTGCCCAGCTAGCGCAATTAGACGAAAAAATCACCACTCTGAATAAAAAAGATAAAACAGCTGTTATCCCGGTTATTGCACCAAAACAATGCCCTCCATCACCGCTTCAAGGTAAGTTTATTCTAGGCGCAGTCGAAAATGTCTATGTCGATGAAATAAAAGCAAGCTTTAACACTCGCATCGATACTGGTGCAGAATCATCTTCACTAGATGCTCATAATATTATTTTATTTGAAAGAGATGGTAACCAGTGGGTTCGATTTGATGTGCTCACTAATGGCGCTAAACAGCCGGCACAAACGTTTGAATCTAAAGTCGAACGCTTCGTGCGGATTAAAGAATCTGATGATAAAACGGACAGACGTCCTGTTATCCATGCACACCTCGAGATTGGTCAATACAAAGCTGAGACAGATCTAAACTTAAGCGACAGAAGTCACTTAGAGTTCCCACTGTTACTTGGCCGCAAATTTATGCAAGATATTGCCGTGGTTGATGTTGGCCAAACTTATATCCATGGAAAGAAAAAAGGCGATAGTGCATCGTCTGCTTCTAAATAA